AATACACCACCAGATAAAATGATATATGCTCTTCCGCAGACGTCTATCATACTATTCGAACCTGAAATGATATTTTACATTTCGcaaaacctctacaaggttaTAAAAGTGGTTCgaaaatttgtgtttgttgttccgtTGTCTTTGAGACACGTATCTCCATCATACATATCTTTACTGGATAGATTACTTCTGGAATCCATATCCTTTGGTAAAGATAGACGAGAGAAAAATAGTAAAGTAATCCACAAAAACTTTTGGTAACCATGGGCTACTTCGGGAACCCAAAATTTTATGGCTTATTCCTGAAATCCATGGACCACTTCTGGAGCCTAATATGGATTACCACATAAACCACAGATTACACGTTGGACTGCTTATGGAGTCGACAACGTCTCATGGATTACTTCGAGAATCCATTATTTACAaaacaaggaaataaaataaaCAGAACTTAAAAGCAAAAGGAAACATAAACATATATATGATACTTAAAGGAAATAACAAATCTCCATTTTCGTCACCTTCAGggtcgacgaaatattaatttcCAAGACTGCACATGGATATAGTCTTTGTGGAAAAATTTCCTAAATATCAGTTACATGTCACTTCAGGGACCACTGATAAAATCCGGCTAGCATTTGTACCGGGTCATTTCTGGGACCGATTAGCTAACCAGCACCATCAAATATCCATATCGTGTCGCGTAATATTCCAACTTCAGGTGGAATAATTTTCATTTCTGGAGATCATTTAGcgaagaaaatttgaatttgtgCTACCCCTGTGGGATGCAAGGATTCTTCGCTCTCATAGTACTCTCATTACATTAAAACTCTGAATACCAAAAATAGAGAAAGAAGCAACGAGACAAGTAATTATCCACTATGAGTATATGAACTCACCGTTGATATACAATTCCGCTAATTAATTAACTTACCCACAAATATCAACTCTTGGCTGATATCTTAATTAGGAAAGAAACAAATTAGCCTTGGTTCGGTCGTTTATTGAACTCATGGTAGAAATATGATTTGGGGAGCAGCCTACCCACGCATGATTAAATGGTGTCCTACAAGACCTACACTCACCAAAATAACAATCATGTGAGTACAAAATTAGACAAGGCTATATatataatgaagaaaataaattaaGCAGAGAGAAGAAGTGTATGTCTGTCTTCTTTATGCTATCATTTCTTCGTTTGGAGATTTGAGCGGATAGCACATCGTTCCATATGTATCTGAGCATATGTCCGAGAGCGatttcgtgctgataacgtgttgtatGATATTCAAATCGACCGACAAACACTTATAGCTCATCTTAAACGTAAGATGATGAGAAAATAGACGGAGACTTGACTATCTAGTTAGTTCACTAAATGGGTAATATACAAATACCATGAAAAGTTATATGGGTGGAATGGGACTTTCGTTTCCcttttcatttcttctttcttTGTATACATTTCTTTCTCTGTGTTAGTTACATAAAGGGGTCGGCTATTTATAGCCTAACAAAATATCCAACTAATGATACAATTAAAGCCACGTATGGGGACAAGTGTTTACATCAAATTATGACTAAACTCCAAGGACTAAGATTAGTCTGGCTAATCCTTTACAAGATAAACTTGTAGATACTTATCTGTAAGTAGGTCGGTAAATGAGTCTAGATTATTCTTTAACCGGCATATGGTGGGCCACCCCACAATGATGTTTTACGTAACACAACCCATTATATAAACTACTATTCAGAACAATTTCCCAATGTGTACGTAATAAGCTCCCCAAATAATACTGTTTGAAAGAGATTTTGAGCAGTACCCCAAAGAGATAGAGAGCTTTTTACCTCATTTATAATGTTATCTTCCTTCCTACTTTTTTTTAGCCATTACTCTTCTACTTCTTTCACCCCAAACCACCCAAATAACATCAAAGAACAACAGAGACCGTATTTCCTTGCCtttgttttttcctctcttttgaCTGCATGCTAGTATTCaagatgccgttgttgacatcatGGTCAGGAAGAAAAAACTTGTGATTCTGGAGCGAGCTGAAGTAGTCGTTCAGACCTTTTTACGAACATATTGTGTGTGTGCCACAGGTGATGGAGGAATAAGCTAGTTGTTAATGTTGTTGTAACATTTTTCCATCACCTTCCCTGTCCCTGCATTCCGAATTTCATACAATCCTAATAAACCCTTAAACTCCATCGATCAGTCATCTAGCATCCACGAAAAAACGACGAAAATAACTTCTTCTTCACTGATTTCATAACTTGTCATCTATGTAATCCCTTAAACTCAACTCCATAAATCCACGTAACTCCTGTTCACCCCTTGATCCTCTTCATTTACTATCAGAATCAATTTCAACAGCACACGCCATCTTCAATTGATTTCACGGTTAAAACCTTCCTAAATCTTTCACAATTTGTACCCCAAACTTCGTGTCCAACTTGAATTTCAACCTAATTTTTTGGGTAGTTTGTTGAATTTGTGGCGTCGCGATTTTTCCCTTGTTGATCAGCTGGTTTCTATCGATATAAGCAACAAGATGAACTCCAATTTAGAAGAACTCcaatttagaagaagatgaactccAGTGTCAGCGGTTTACGAATTTATCATTCAAACATTCCCAGTATTACATAAAAGCACGCTAAAAAGTGAAAATACGGAGGGGCATTTTTGAAACTTTCTGTGCCACGGTTGAAAacacctcttttctttatattagttagATATGGATCCTTCTGTGTAATAAACTCTTTGTCTTCTAAATAACTTTGTCCTCAAGGGCCAAGGCCTCAACTGAATGAACCGAAAACACAACCAAGAAGACCTAAACTTAAGAGGAGGCTTCTATTGAAAGAAAACCTGAAGAATCCAGTAAATCGGAGAAACAAGAAGAGCACAGATCAGGTGAAGTTCTTATCTTGTTTCTTCTTTCTTGTTATCAACTACGTGTCTTCTAAACTATTATCCACCTCAGGGCCTCAATCACTGGTTTTACAGCCTGCAACAATACAAAActttaattattaatttatcataCAATCCCTGGTATAAAAATGTAGTTGTCATTGAAAGACAGAGGTGACTGTTTTGAAGCTTGCATAACGCGTACCTGGATCAGGGTACCCGCCTCAAGAGAATGTTTAACTTCGTTGCTTGTACCTTCTTTGTCACTAAGAAGCTTATCAACCTCAAGTCTTCTTGTCTGAAGAGCGTTGAGCATTTCAGTCTCCGGAAGCTCCCAAGCTTTACTGGTACCTTCTTCGTCACTAAGAAGCTTATCAATCTCATATCTTTTTGTCTGAAGAGCGTTGAACATTTCAGTCTTCAGAAGCTCCCAAGCTTTGCTTGTACCGTCTTCGCCAAAAATAGGCTTATCAATCTCATATCTTCTTGTCTGAAGAGTGTTTAATATTTCAGTGTTCGGAAGCTCCCAATCTTTAATACAAGCAGCCACATCAATGAGTAACAATCTGACTTTCCACGCCTTCCGGAAACCAGAAGCTTCGCCCTCCAATATTTGCATGACCTTCTCAAGCTGCATGCAAATCAAAGTAAAAAAGCAAAAATATTAGTaggtaaagaagaagaagcataTTCTCAAAGTTAATATACATGTGCGggtgtatgtgtgtgtgtgttcgTACTCACCTCATGTTTAAGCCAACGACATTCGGCCACTATTGGTGAGTTAAAGTCCTCGTGGGGACCCATATCTATATCAGATGCATACTCATATATGGAACTTGGAATTGTTCTGGTGAAGACATCTCTATTCTCTTTGATTATATCACCAAGGAGAGAGCTGCAATAAACATTCAAGTGAAATTataaggcaaacacattaaaattGGTATATATAAATCAAGTAACTATTCAAGTAGCCATCACTTCCTTTTTGCTAAAGTTGGTTTAAAATCTAAGATAACAAGCAAATAAATCCAACCTAAACCAAAAGGGAGTTAAGCCTGTCAATTCCATTCTAAAATACCTATAAAAGAGACACCATATAAAACAGTAAGGTAGACTAAGAATTTTAGTACAAAATGCTCATAGAAAAACAGCATCAAGAGATGGTAGCAAGGTTGCTGACGCTTTAGCCAGAATATCTAAAGCATCCACGACCATGGTCACATCTACAGATCCTGATCTCTCCATAATATCATATGATTTGTAATGAAGTTCTAATCAATACAGGATCAGCTTCTCTAGAATGTGCAGTAGCCCTCTACGTCTTGTAAGTGATTTACCACCTCCTACTCTTTTTGTAATAGTACAGCAACTTCTCCTTTTCGAGTAAGTGTCTTAGCACATGGAACTATGGAAGTGCAGCGCCGCTTCCTGTCTTGGATGGTGCAGTAGCACTTCTTGTCTTGGAGGGTGCAGTACTACCTCGTTATGGCTATGTAAGTGCAGTAGCACCTAGCTTTGTAAGTGCATTCACAACTGCTAACTCCAGTAATTAGTTTTATAGTTACGGTTTGCTCACTAGAAAAAGTACCATCAAGAGAGTTGGCCAATGATTTGGAAAGAATGAGATTTTTCATATAATCAATGGAATAAACCCATACGGTCAATCAATGGAATAAACCCATACGGTCAGTCAAGGATGAAAATTTCACCAAGAATCAACATAAACAACTTAACATGGATATGGAAGGAAAGATTCATGTCCCTCTCACTCACAGCAACTAAGACAAATATATAAGGATTCTTCATGTTATTTCAATTTGGCCAAGACATTCGATGAAGATGCAAATACCCCATTTTTTGGTTTGTAGAAATCACAAATTATCAAAGAGAAATTTTATCGAACATTGGAAGAAAACCCCTATATTAGTGCAAGCCAACTATTTAGCCAAATTTAGAGAGTGGATGTGTTTGGAAACCGAAAGTTCCTCCTTACTCGAGATGGACTTGCAAATCAATAAGGGGAAGAAAAACAATTGCTGACAAAGAAAAAAGAACGTAATTACGGGAAATTTCTTTAACaagaatcaaaaaaatatatttcaCTTTCTATTTAGTTAATCAAGTTGTCCAGCATATCATAAAGATAGCATGTACTGAAATTATAAAGTAGAAGAGTATGCTAAACAATTATAAAAACTGTGGTAGCATCTTAATTCTAAAGGGAAACTAGCATTACCGGTATCTCATGAAAGCCATCTCTTTGCCGATCTTGAAAAACCTTATGACCCCCTGTTCTCCCCATTCCCCCTTTTCTTCCCATCCAAGAAGTCTCAAGCCTGAAAAACAGAAAACAACCAACAGTAAAACATGAATTTGGATAACATGAATAATAACAATTACACTACACTTAACCAAACAAATACCAGTTTCTTTGACTCTTCCCCAAATGATGGGACCATCAAGAGAGAAAGTTTCTGCTTCTGAGCCATTAGAGGCATAAACCCGAAAAAAGGGACCATTATCCGGCTTCACCTATGAATTTTTTTAAACAGAAAACAGGTTAACTTTTTATAAGAAAGAATTGAAAACCCTTACATGTGAGAAAaggataataattaataaaaaataccTGAGAACCACCGTTCAGTTCTAAATACCTCATCCCTTTGTTTTCCCAAATTCCAAGAGTGCAAACATAGTACTTGACTTTTTCGATAACTACATGATCATTACCCATAGTtcctaaataaataaaaaatatcagAAATAGAAATGAATGGAGACGACAGCAAATATGTAAAGCAAAGACAACATCACACATTTCATATTTACATATACTAGTCAAGGAACGATGAACTATTAACATTCAACCACAGCATAAAGCAGATCCTGCAAATCTGTAACTTTGTAAATACACAATACACTTGAAAAATCTAAACTTGAAATTTTAATGTAATCTTAGTAAAGAGAATACAAACTCAGACAACCCCGGGTTTCCCAATTatatgaaaccctagatttcataTTTGTAAAATTCaaacaaattaaaaattgaagaacaggaagaaaataaaatgatatgGCATCCATAGATAAACAAATTACCTAGAGGATTTAAGAGAAAAAATCAAAaacgaaaataataataatcagggGTTAGAGCTTACTATTTTGGAGGAGGAGATTAAAGGTGGTCGTAGAAGCTTCTCCTCAATTTATGAGTAGAACCTCAATTTCAATTTATGAGTAAaaggtggtcgtggtggtgattTAGTTCACATGAAGGTGGTGATTTGACTTGAATTACTGATGTGATGGTGCCATGCTTGCGGCCTCGTGATAGAGAAGAGGGAAGAAAGATTGAAAAGGGCCGTAGAGAAGA
This is a stretch of genomic DNA from Papaver somniferum cultivar HN1 chromosome 1, ASM357369v1, whole genome shotgun sequence. It encodes these proteins:
- the LOC113289055 gene encoding uncharacterized protein LOC113289055 isoform X2, giving the protein MRYLELNGGSQVKPDNGPFFRVYASNGSEAETFSLDGPIIWGRVKETGLRLLGWEEKGEWGEQGVIRFFKIGKEMAFMRYRSLLGDIIKENRDVFTRTIPSSIYEYASDIDMGPHEDFNSPIVAECRWLKHELEKVMQILEGEASGFRKAWKVRLLLIDVAACIKDWELPNTEILNTLQTRRYEIDKPIFGEDGTSKAWELLKTEMFNALQTKRYEIDKLLSDEEGTSKAWELPETEMLNALQTRRLEVDKLLSDKEGTSNEVKHSLEAGTLIQAVKPVIEALRWIIV
- the LOC113289055 gene encoding uncharacterized protein LOC113289055 isoform X1, giving the protein MGNDHVVIEKVKYYVCTLGIWENKGMRYLELNGGSQVKPDNGPFFRVYASNGSEAETFSLDGPIIWGRVKETGLRLLGWEEKGEWGEQGVIRFFKIGKEMAFMRYRSLLGDIIKENRDVFTRTIPSSIYEYASDIDMGPHEDFNSPIVAECRWLKHELEKVMQILEGEASGFRKAWKVRLLLIDVAACIKDWELPNTEILNTLQTRRYEIDKPIFGEDGTSKAWELLKTEMFNALQTKRYEIDKLLSDEEGTSKAWELPETEMLNALQTRRLEVDKLLSDKEGTSNEVKHSLEAGTLIQAVKPVIEALRWIIV